The following coding sequences lie in one Pseudorca crassidens isolate mPseCra1 chromosome 2, mPseCra1.hap1, whole genome shotgun sequence genomic window:
- the FBXO28 gene encoding F-box only protein 28 gives MAAASEERMAEEGGGGHGDGGSPSAIGSTQRLPPPPPPQAPQPGSQAPPVPALAPDQLPQNNTLVALPIVAIENILSFMSYDEISQLRLVCKRMDLVCQRMLNQGFLKVERYHNLCQKQVKAQLPRRESERRNHSLARHADILAAVETRLSLLNMTFMKYVDSNLCCFIPGKVIDEIYRVLRYVNSTRAPQRAHEVLQELRDISSMAMEYFDEKIVPILKRKLPGSDVSGRLMGSPPVPGPSAALTTMQLFSKQNPSRQEVTKLQQQVKTNGAGVTVLRREISELRTKVQEQQKQLQDQDQKLLEQTQIIGEQNARLAELERKLREVMESAVGDSSGSGQNEESPRKRKKAAEAIDSLRKSKRLRNRK, from the exons ATGGCGGCGGCGTCGGAGGAGCGGATGGCTGAGGAAGGAGGCGGTGGCCACGGCGACGGCGGCTCCCCTTCGGCCATCGGCTCTACCCAGCgacttcccccacctcccccgccccaggccccgcaGCCGGGGTCCCAGGCTCCCCCGGTCCCGGCGCTGGCTCCGGACCAGCTGCCTCAAAACAACACGCTCGTGGCGCTGCCCATCGTAGCCATCGAAAACATCCTCAGCTTTATGTCCTACGACGAAATTAGCCAGCTCCGCCTG GTTTGTAAAAGAATGGACTTGGTCTGCCAGAGAATGTTGAATCAGGGATTTCTAAAAGTGGAGAGGTACCATAACCTATGTCAGAAACAAGTTAAAGCACAACTCCCAAG gagaGAGTCAGAAAGGAGAAACCATTCATTAGCTCGTCATGCAGACATCCTCGCTGCTGTTGAAACAAGGCTGTCTCTCTTAAATATGACTTTCATGAAGTATGTGGATTCCAATCTCTGTTGCTTCATCCCAGGAAAG GTGATTGATGAGATTTATCGTGTGTTGAGATATGTCAACTCTACCAGAGCCCCTCAGCGAGCTCATGAAGTACTTCAAGAGTTAAGGGATATTTCCTCCATGGCAATGGAATACTTTGATGAAAAGATTGTTCCAATTCTAAAGAGGAAATTACCAGGATCAGATGTATCTGGAAGACTCATGGGCTCTCCTCCAG TTCCAGGACCTTCTGCAGCCCTGACAACAATGCAACTCTTCTCTAAGCAAAACCCTTCAAGACAAGAGGTTACCAAACTCCAGCAGCAGGTTAAGACAAATGGTGCTGGGGTGACTGTTCTCAGGCGTGAAATTTCTGAGCTTCGCACCAAAGTGCAAGAACAGCAGAAACAGCTTCAAGACCAGGACCAGAAACTGCTAGAGCAGACCCAGATCATAGGTGAACAGAACGCACGGTTGGCAGAGCTGGAACGCAAACTGCGAGAAGTAATGGAAAGTGCAGTAGGAGACTCCTCAGGGTCTGGGCAGAATGAAGAGTCTCCTCGGAAACGCAAAAAGGCCGCAGAAGCCATAGACTCTCTTAGGAAATCTAAACGTCTCCGGAATAGAAAGTAA